One window of Paenibacillus sp. FSL K6-3182 genomic DNA carries:
- the uvrA gene encoding excinuclease ABC subunit UvrA, giving the protein MKDTIFIKGARENNLKNVSLSIPKYKLVVLTGPSGSGKSTLAMDTLQRECQRQYLDSMGMTSDSIGKPKVESIEGLSPSISVGQHVTNRNPRSTVGTVTDIYTFVRFIFSRLGERICLACSGHIAPSFEPKGAMADEDEEMDHQMIGCPHCGAALEQLGMSHFSFNKPEGACGACSGLGHVASINEAAVFNSELSLRDGGVASLNGVHRDIQIRILMAAGKHYGFAFDPDQPLKDFGEIQRDLLYYGVESEAFKRHYPNVKPVQGTKFEGVIPGLWRRYKEKEGETGTAEKEGSFFHEQLCPECLGARLKKEVRLVQVAGSTISDVSEWSLSDVFKWTEELQETLPPEGHYLLEPILHDMPTRLKRIIDVGLGYLSLNRQTVSLSGGEAQRLRLASLLGSGLTGVLYILDEPTTGLHPRDTSGLIRVLQQLRDLGNTVLVIEHDVEMMRAADHIIDIGPGAGLHGGTVVGEGSLEDLMSSTLSVTGAYLREENGSTPVRVRRTGNGQFITIEQAKLRNVEIPTVAFPLGCLVSVTGVSGSGKSTLVFDILAQGSQKELERIGCKEITGLEHVGNVVIFDQTPMGRVQRSNVATYTDVFTQLRQLFASLPEAKKRKLTTKHFSFNTSGGRCETCQGLGVLSVDMNFLPDLEVKCPDCKGKRFTDEVLQVQYEGCSISDLLNMSVQESLAILKKETKITGIIEMLCEVGLGYLKWGQSVKTLSGGEGQRIRLAKELSKPSKNHTLYLLDEPTTGLHPSDIKQLHTLLSKLVDTGNTVIVVEHSLELIRESDWVIDIGPEGGAAGGTLVAEGTPERVAEVAESYTGMFLKEMLAKRQ; this is encoded by the coding sequence ATGAAAGATACCATTTTTATTAAAGGTGCACGTGAAAACAACCTGAAAAATGTTTCCCTTTCAATTCCCAAGTACAAGCTGGTCGTTCTTACAGGTCCATCAGGATCTGGCAAATCAACTTTGGCTATGGATACACTTCAAAGAGAGTGCCAAAGGCAGTATTTGGATTCCATGGGCATGACCTCGGATTCGATAGGGAAGCCGAAGGTTGAGTCTATCGAAGGATTGTCACCTTCCATCAGCGTTGGACAGCATGTTACCAATCGAAATCCACGCTCAACAGTCGGAACAGTAACCGATATCTATACGTTTGTAAGGTTTATCTTCTCGCGACTAGGGGAGAGGATTTGCCTAGCTTGCAGCGGTCACATTGCTCCTTCATTTGAGCCCAAAGGTGCAATGGCTGATGAAGATGAGGAAATGGATCATCAAATGATAGGATGTCCTCACTGCGGAGCAGCGCTTGAGCAGCTAGGAATGTCGCACTTTTCCTTCAACAAGCCAGAAGGAGCCTGCGGAGCTTGCAGTGGACTTGGACATGTGGCAAGCATTAATGAAGCAGCCGTTTTCAATTCGGAGCTCAGTTTGCGCGATGGGGGAGTGGCTTCTTTGAACGGGGTTCATCGCGATATTCAAATTCGTATTTTGATGGCGGCAGGAAAGCATTACGGCTTTGCATTTGATCCGGATCAGCCTTTAAAGGATTTCGGAGAGATACAGCGCGATTTGTTATATTATGGTGTCGAGAGTGAAGCCTTCAAGCGGCATTATCCAAATGTGAAGCCTGTCCAAGGTACAAAATTCGAAGGGGTCATCCCTGGTTTATGGCGGCGTTACAAAGAAAAAGAAGGAGAAACAGGCACTGCGGAAAAAGAGGGAAGTTTTTTTCATGAACAGCTTTGCCCGGAATGCCTAGGCGCACGCCTTAAGAAAGAGGTTCGTCTCGTTCAAGTAGCTGGCTCAACCATCTCAGACGTATCGGAATGGTCGCTCAGTGATGTATTTAAGTGGACCGAGGAATTACAAGAGACGCTTCCGCCTGAAGGTCATTATCTGCTCGAACCCATTCTGCACGATATGCCTACTAGGCTAAAACGAATCATTGATGTTGGCCTAGGTTATCTTTCCCTGAATCGGCAAACCGTTTCGCTATCCGGCGGCGAAGCACAGCGGCTGCGGCTCGCATCGCTGCTCGGTTCTGGCCTCACCGGAGTACTTTATATTTTGGATGAACCGACCACGGGTCTCCATCCCCGTGATACATCCGGTCTCATACGAGTACTTCAGCAGCTTCGTGATTTAGGCAATACAGTACTCGTAATCGAGCACGATGTTGAAATGATGCGTGCAGCAGACCATATCATCGATATAGGTCCTGGCGCTGGGTTGCACGGTGGAACCGTCGTAGGCGAAGGAAGTCTGGAGGATCTAATGTCGAGTACGCTTTCGGTTACAGGCGCTTATTTGAGAGAAGAGAATGGCTCAACTCCTGTACGCGTTCGCAGGACAGGCAACGGTCAATTTATTACAATCGAGCAGGCTAAACTCCGTAATGTTGAAATTCCAACTGTAGCCTTCCCGCTTGGCTGTCTCGTTTCCGTTACTGGTGTATCTGGCTCCGGCAAATCCACGCTAGTTTTTGATATCCTTGCACAAGGAAGTCAGAAGGAGTTGGAGCGAATAGGGTGCAAGGAAATTACGGGCTTAGAGCATGTCGGCAATGTCGTTATATTTGACCAGACACCCATGGGAAGAGTGCAGCGCTCCAACGTAGCAACATATACAGATGTGTTTACGCAGCTGCGCCAGTTGTTCGCTAGTTTGCCAGAAGCTAAAAAAAGAAAACTGACAACCAAACATTTCTCATTTAACACTTCTGGTGGCCGATGTGAGACATGTCAGGGGTTAGGCGTGCTTTCCGTTGATATGAACTTCCTGCCTGATCTGGAGGTAAAATGTCCTGACTGCAAAGGAAAACGATTTACGGATGAGGTTTTGCAGGTTCAGTATGAAGGATGCTCTATATCGGATTTGCTGAATATGTCTGTACAGGAAAGCCTAGCTATTCTCAAAAAAGAAACTAAAATAACAGGTATAATCGAGATGCTTTGTGAAGTCGGACTAGGCTACTTGAAATGGGGTCAATCGGTCAAAACGTTATCTGGCGGCGAAGGACAGCGGATCAGACTGGCGAAAGAGCTGAGCAAGCCTTCCAAAAACCATACGCTCTACCTGCTGGATGAACCGACGACAGGCCTCCATCCATCTGACATTAAGCAGCTCCATACTTTACTCAGTAAGCTGGTTGATACAGGCAATACGGTCATCGTTGTTGAGCATAGTCTGGAACTGATACGAGAATCCGATTGGGTTATCGATATCGGCCCAGAAGGGGGCGCAGCCGGCGGCACATTAGTAGCAGAAGGCACTCCTGAACGTGTAGCGGAAGTAGCAGAGTCCTATACGGGTATGTTCTTAAAGGAAATGTTGGCTAAAAGGCAGTAA
- a CDS encoding MarR family transcriptional regulator, producing the protein MRGLGSRTVLYQQNVAGALGLYNNDFLSVDILREKGPITAGELSKLTGLATGSVTALIDRLEKFGYVRRQNDPNDRRKVIIVPLYEEKEDVSNTYIPLHNEMVKLASSYTDAELELITQFLEKASKVLDNQIDRLSSAKSTKSSS; encoded by the coding sequence ATGCGCGGACTAGGAAGCCGAACAGTTTTGTACCAACAAAATGTAGCTGGTGCTCTCGGCTTATATAATAATGATTTTTTATCTGTGGATATTTTGCGTGAAAAAGGTCCGATCACAGCCGGTGAGTTGTCCAAACTAACTGGCCTTGCTACAGGAAGTGTGACAGCATTAATTGACCGCCTTGAAAAATTCGGTTACGTACGCAGGCAAAACGATCCCAATGACCGTCGCAAAGTGATTATTGTTCCCCTCTATGAAGAAAAAGAAGACGTCAGCAATACGTATATTCCACTTCATAACGAGATGGTGAAGCTGGCTTCTTCCTATACAGATGCAGAGCTGGAACTAATTACACAGTTTTTAGAAAAAGCCAGCAAAGTACTCGATAATCAAATTGATCGCCTCAGCTCTGCAAAAAGCACTAAATCTTCATCTTAA
- a CDS encoding Gfo/Idh/MocA family oxidoreductase gives MRTVKVGIIGCGMIAGGKHMPSLAKVGNVEMVAFCDLIEERAREAAEQYGVPGAKVFTEYKQLLAMEDIEVIHVLTPNISHAVISIDAMEAGKHVMCEKPMAKTSAEAKAMYEAHVRTGKKLTVGYQNRSKAQSLLLKKMIENDELGEIYYAKAVATRRRGVPTWGVFLDKEKQGGGPLIDIGTHSLDLILWLMNNYEPHSVVGSVFQKLKDTENAANEWGSWDPEQFEVEDSAFGYVKFKNGAVVSIETSWALNIAKSEGSYLCGTKGGADFHDGLRINGERDGSLFLNVIDVKATEREQFRGENLTDFEYEAKQWISSIVNDTDPLVKPEEAMVVSAILEAVYLSAETGKTIYFD, from the coding sequence ATGCGAACAGTAAAGGTAGGTATTATCGGATGCGGTATGATTGCTGGCGGCAAACATATGCCAAGCTTAGCCAAGGTGGGTAATGTAGAGATGGTCGCATTCTGCGATCTGATCGAAGAAAGAGCACGCGAAGCAGCTGAGCAGTATGGAGTTCCCGGCGCAAAGGTTTTTACCGAATATAAGCAGTTATTAGCCATGGAGGATATTGAAGTCATTCATGTATTGACGCCAAATATTTCGCATGCTGTCATTTCAATCGATGCCATGGAAGCAGGCAAACACGTTATGTGTGAGAAGCCGATGGCCAAGACCAGTGCCGAAGCGAAAGCGATGTACGAAGCTCATGTTAGAACCGGTAAAAAGCTGACCGTTGGCTACCAGAACCGCAGCAAAGCTCAGTCGTTGCTGTTAAAAAAAATGATCGAGAATGATGAGCTTGGCGAGATCTATTATGCCAAAGCGGTTGCAACAAGGCGTAGAGGCGTTCCTACATGGGGAGTATTTCTGGATAAAGAGAAGCAAGGCGGCGGACCTTTGATCGATATTGGCACCCATTCACTGGATCTCATCCTCTGGCTGATGAACAATTATGAACCTCACAGTGTAGTAGGCAGTGTGTTCCAGAAGCTGAAGGATACTGAAAATGCAGCTAATGAATGGGGATCATGGGACCCAGAGCAGTTTGAAGTAGAAGATTCCGCTTTTGGTTATGTAAAATTCAAAAACGGTGCTGTCGTTTCAATTGAAACCAGCTGGGCACTTAATATCGCCAAATCTGAAGGATCATATTTGTGCGGTACGAAGGGCGGCGCTGATTTTCACGATGGTCTGCGCATTAACGGTGAGAGGGACGGCAGCTTATTTCTAAACGTCATCGACGTCAAAGCAACCGAGAGAGAGCAATTCCGTGGAGAAAACCTGACTGATTTCGAGTATGAAGCCAAGCAGTGGATCAGCAGTATTGTTAACGATACCGATCCGCTCGTTAAGCCTGAAGAGGCGATGGTGGTATCGGCAATTCTGGAAGCGGTATACTTATCAGCCGAAACCGGCAAAACGATCTACTTCGATTAA
- a CDS encoding Gfo/Idh/MocA family oxidoreductase, whose translation MLNVAMISKWHVHADGYAKHLQSLGNVNITAVWDEITERGRTWAAELGAAFESDLDTLLQRADVDAVVIDAPTSMHAEVMVAAAQAGKHIFTEKSMALTVAECDKITAAVQKSGVKFCISFPARTRPHHIFAKQLLDDGLLGAITLLRIRNGHDGALNNWLPEYWYDEKQAGGGAMMDLGCHPMYLASWLLGEPRRITSMFNYFTGRAVEDNAQCSIEFANNAVALLETSLVTYSTPSAFELYGTEGTLIISGEDVKFASKHTDSPLQGWISPRQLPKEQPLPLTQWVDGILNDKPMPFGLEDGTKLTELLETAYIAHRERRTVDFKRQGGN comes from the coding sequence ATGTTAAATGTAGCGATGATTAGCAAATGGCATGTTCATGCTGATGGGTATGCCAAACACCTGCAATCACTTGGAAACGTAAACATAACAGCAGTTTGGGATGAAATAACGGAGAGAGGGCGAACGTGGGCAGCGGAGCTCGGAGCTGCTTTTGAATCTGATTTAGATACGCTGCTTCAAAGGGCAGATGTAGATGCTGTTGTCATCGATGCCCCTACCAGCATGCACGCGGAAGTCATGGTTGCTGCTGCGCAAGCTGGAAAACATATTTTCACAGAGAAATCGATGGCGCTTACGGTAGCCGAATGCGACAAAATTACGGCTGCTGTACAAAAATCCGGCGTGAAGTTTTGTATCTCTTTTCCCGCTCGAACAAGGCCTCACCATATATTCGCTAAACAGCTTCTGGATGATGGGCTGCTTGGTGCCATTACGCTGCTGCGAATCCGAAATGGTCACGACGGAGCATTAAACAATTGGCTGCCTGAATACTGGTACGATGAGAAACAGGCAGGCGGCGGAGCTATGATGGATCTTGGTTGCCATCCGATGTATTTGGCAAGCTGGCTGCTTGGTGAGCCGAGACGAATTACATCCATGTTTAATTATTTTACGGGCCGGGCTGTTGAAGATAATGCACAATGCTCGATTGAGTTTGCTAACAACGCGGTTGCGCTGCTGGAAACTAGCCTCGTTACTTACTCGACGCCTTCTGCGTTTGAACTATACGGTACTGAAGGGACACTGATCATTTCCGGGGAAGATGTTAAATTTGCTTCCAAACATACCGATTCACCGCTCCAAGGCTGGATTTCACCTCGACAGCTTCCAAAGGAGCAGCCGCTTCCACTAACACAATGGGTGGATGGCATTCTGAACGACAAGCCGATGCCATTTGGACTCGAGGACGGAACAAAGCTGACGGAACTTCTTGAAACGGCATATATCGCACATCGCGAGAGAAGAACCGTAGATTTTAAACGGCAAGGAGGAAATTAA
- a CDS encoding phytanoyl-CoA dioxygenase family protein has product MNAEHSQGLNAISQPGEFTELDRFMFESWGYLIIPNVLTADQAQQCLEASIRLHEREGTTGWAQVGRGFESEPTLDQLIDHPAVLPKVRALYGDRFILQSAWCTKQPAFGGAGGWHQDGSGAYDFNQLAYPIPLLQLRASYLLTDQSLPRMGNMEMIPGSHRAQVPLPADIRRDKGDLPVGHVICAPAGSVLLFHNAVWHRTYYHDGDYDRYTAHYIYSPPWVRFSDRFANNKDYLERTTPMRRYLAGEYERPDAPFGAGYPATAFKD; this is encoded by the coding sequence ATGAATGCCGAGCACAGTCAAGGACTTAATGCCATTTCGCAACCTGGTGAATTCACAGAGCTTGACCGTTTCATGTTCGAGTCTTGGGGTTATTTGATCATTCCTAATGTATTAACCGCTGACCAAGCACAGCAATGCCTGGAGGCATCTATTCGCCTGCATGAGAGAGAAGGGACAACCGGATGGGCTCAGGTTGGCCGAGGATTTGAAAGTGAACCTACGCTGGACCAGTTGATTGATCACCCTGCGGTACTCCCAAAAGTGAGAGCATTATATGGCGATCGTTTTATTCTTCAATCCGCTTGGTGCACGAAGCAGCCGGCATTTGGAGGAGCAGGCGGCTGGCATCAGGATGGCTCAGGAGCTTACGATTTTAATCAACTAGCTTATCCCATTCCTCTGCTGCAGCTGCGCGCTTCCTATTTGCTTACTGACCAATCGCTGCCTAGGATGGGCAACATGGAGATGATTCCAGGCAGCCATAGAGCCCAAGTTCCACTCCCGGCAGACATCCGCCGCGATAAAGGTGATTTGCCAGTAGGACATGTCATTTGCGCACCTGCCGGATCTGTATTGCTCTTCCATAACGCGGTTTGGCATCGTACATATTATCATGACGGAGATTACGACCGTTATACCGCACATTATATTTATAGTCCGCCTTGGGTTCGATTCTCCGATCGCTTTGCAAACAACAAGGACTATTTGGAGCGTACAACGCCTATGCGCCGTTATTTAGCAGGGGAATATGAGCGGCCAGACGCGCCATTTGGCGCCGGGTACCCCGCAACGGCATTTAAAGATTAG
- a CDS encoding discoidin domain-containing protein, translating into MRNKYVAWSLIVTMLFSTLLLSTGPFTPVSAAGGSNLSIGKDVTASGQSQTYSPSNVKDSNQGTYWESANNAFPQWIQVDLGSSTSIDQIVLKLPAGWETRTQTLAVQGSVNGTTFTNIAASNGYVFNPAVASNSVTINFTSTNTRYVRLNFTGNTGWPAAQLSEFEIYGTALTPSPTPTSTPTGIYQAESAALSGGASVNTDHTGYAGTGFVDGYLAQGATTTFTVNAAAAGSRNVTLKYANASGSTKTISIYVNGTKIRQTSLPNLANWDTWGTKAEALPLNAGSNTIAYKYDAGDSGNVNLDQITVDSTIITPTPSPTATATPTPIATPTPAVTPTPTPTVTPTPTATPTTPPGGNIAIGKAISASSSTQTFIAANANDNNTATYWEGGSASSTLTLDLGANHDITSIVLKLNPSTEWGTRTQTIQVLGHNQSTTTFSSLVSAQAYTFNPASGNTVTIPITSTVKRLQLNITTNSGAPAGQIAEFQVYGTPAPNPDLTITGMSWAPVSPIETNEITLNATVKNIGNASAPATTVNFYLNNTLAGSAPVAALAAGASATVSLNVGAKTAATYSVSSKVDENNAIIEQNDANNSYTNPSSLIVTPVASSDLIGTVSWTPSNPVASNTVAFNVILKNQGNISSASGTHGVTVILKNSAGSTIQTYNGSYSGTLAAGASANVSIPGTWTAVTGNYTVSTIVAVDANELGIKQANNTSSTSLVVYSARGASVPYNRYDTQDATRGGGATLQSAPTFDQALIASEASGQSYVSLPSNGSYLQWNVRQGEGGAGVTMRFTMPDSSDGMGLSGSLDVYVNGVKAKTISLTSYYNWQYFASDQPADTPSGGRPLFRFDEVHWKLDTALQPGDTIRIQKSNADNLEYGVDFLEIEQVPAAIARPANSVSVTDFGAVANDGLDDLAAFEAAVTSAVSTGKIMYIPEGTFHLGNMWKVGSVSSMINDITIMGAGIWHTNIQFTNPNVASGGISFRVEGKLDFSNIYMNSKLRSRYHEGAIYKGFMDNFGKNSKVHNVWVEHFECGFWVGDYAHTPAIYADGLVIENSRIRNNLADGVNFAQGTSNSTVRNSSVRNNGDDGLAVWTSNVNGARAGVNNTFSFNTIENNWRAAAIAFFGGGGHKATNNLIIDTVGGSGIRMNTVFPGYHFQNNTGILFSDTTIINSGTSKDLYNGERGAIDLEASNDSIKNVTFTNIDIINTQRSAIQFGYGGGFENIVFNNININGTGRDGILTSRFTSPHPGAAIYTYTGNGSATFNNLTTSNIAHPNTNYIQNGFGLIIQ; encoded by the coding sequence ATGCGCAATAAGTATGTTGCATGGTCGCTTATCGTTACCATGCTATTCTCGACCTTGCTCCTATCTACTGGACCGTTTACTCCCGTTTCTGCTGCAGGTGGATCAAATCTGTCAATCGGCAAAGACGTTACAGCAAGCGGCCAATCTCAAACCTACAGTCCAAGCAATGTGAAAGACAGCAACCAAGGAACGTATTGGGAAAGTGCAAATAACGCATTTCCACAATGGATTCAAGTCGATCTCGGCTCAAGTACTAGCATCGACCAGATCGTATTAAAGCTGCCTGCTGGCTGGGAAACAAGGACGCAAACGCTTGCGGTTCAAGGCAGTGTTAATGGAACAACGTTTACGAATATTGCAGCTTCTAACGGTTATGTATTTAATCCGGCGGTTGCAAGCAATTCGGTCACAATTAACTTCACTTCAACGAACACACGTTATGTTCGCTTGAATTTTACAGGCAATACAGGCTGGCCAGCGGCACAGTTATCCGAATTCGAAATTTATGGCACTGCGCTTACACCGTCACCAACTCCTACGTCAACGCCTACGGGCATCTATCAGGCTGAGTCTGCTGCACTGTCCGGCGGAGCGAGTGTAAATACGGATCATACCGGCTATGCCGGCACTGGATTTGTTGACGGCTACTTAGCACAAGGTGCGACAACAACGTTTACGGTCAATGCAGCCGCGGCAGGCAGCCGCAACGTGACACTCAAGTACGCCAATGCGAGCGGAAGCACAAAAACAATAAGCATCTACGTTAACGGAACAAAAATCCGCCAAACCTCACTTCCAAACCTTGCGAACTGGGATACGTGGGGAACGAAAGCAGAAGCTCTCCCTTTAAATGCAGGCTCCAATACGATTGCTTATAAATACGATGCAGGTGATTCCGGCAATGTCAATCTTGACCAAATCACGGTTGATTCAACGATCATTACACCTACACCTTCTCCTACAGCAACGGCAACTCCTACTCCAATAGCTACTCCTACGCCAGCGGTGACGCCAACTCCTACGCCAACAGTGACACCAACTCCAACAGCAACGCCTACGACTCCTCCAGGTGGAAACATCGCTATTGGCAAAGCTATTAGCGCATCATCCAGTACACAAACGTTTATCGCAGCGAATGCAAACGACAATAACACCGCCACTTATTGGGAAGGCGGCAGCGCTTCGAGCACCTTAACTCTCGATCTTGGGGCGAATCATGACATTACATCCATCGTGCTTAAGCTGAATCCTTCTACAGAATGGGGCACTCGTACACAAACGATTCAAGTACTAGGCCATAACCAAAGTACAACAACCTTCAGCAGCTTAGTGTCGGCACAAGCTTATACGTTTAATCCAGCTTCGGGCAATACGGTAACGATTCCGATTACCTCGACGGTTAAACGTCTGCAGTTGAATATTACGACGAACTCCGGCGCACCTGCCGGTCAAATCGCTGAGTTTCAAGTCTACGGAACGCCTGCTCCAAACCCTGATTTGACGATTACAGGCATGTCATGGGCACCGGTCTCACCAATAGAGACTAACGAAATTACACTGAACGCAACAGTTAAGAATATCGGCAACGCCAGTGCCCCGGCGACTACAGTCAACTTCTACCTTAACAATACGCTTGCCGGCTCTGCTCCAGTAGCCGCACTAGCGGCCGGTGCTTCAGCAACAGTGTCACTTAATGTTGGCGCCAAAACAGCAGCTACGTACTCAGTAAGCTCGAAGGTAGATGAGAACAATGCAATTATTGAGCAAAATGATGCCAACAACAGCTATACGAATCCATCATCACTCATTGTCACTCCTGTAGCCAGTTCCGATTTAATTGGAACTGTATCCTGGACACCTAGTAATCCAGTTGCCAGCAATACAGTCGCTTTCAACGTTATCCTTAAAAATCAAGGAAACATTTCTTCAGCAAGCGGCACCCATGGCGTAACCGTTATTCTTAAAAATTCAGCCGGCTCTACCATTCAGACCTACAACGGGTCATATAGCGGTACTTTAGCAGCTGGCGCATCTGCAAATGTCAGTATTCCTGGAACATGGACAGCAGTAACAGGCAACTATACCGTATCAACAATCGTTGCTGTTGATGCAAATGAATTAGGAATTAAGCAAGCAAATAACACGAGTTCAACAAGTCTAGTCGTTTATTCTGCTCGAGGTGCTAGCGTGCCTTACAACAGGTACGATACGCAGGATGCGACTCGTGGTGGAGGGGCAACTTTACAATCTGCACCGACATTCGATCAGGCGCTGATTGCATCCGAGGCATCTGGTCAGAGCTACGTGTCACTTCCATCGAATGGCTCATATCTTCAGTGGAACGTAAGGCAAGGGGAGGGCGGAGCAGGCGTTACGATGAGATTTACGATGCCTGACTCGTCAGATGGCATGGGGCTCAGCGGATCACTTGATGTTTACGTCAATGGTGTCAAAGCCAAGACCATCTCGCTCACATCTTACTACAACTGGCAGTATTTCGCGAGTGATCAACCAGCTGACACTCCATCCGGAGGACGTCCGCTCTTCCGATTTGATGAGGTGCATTGGAAACTAGACACAGCCCTTCAACCTGGCGATACCATACGTATCCAAAAAAGCAATGCAGACAATCTCGAATATGGTGTAGACTTCCTTGAAATCGAGCAGGTTCCTGCTGCGATTGCCCGCCCAGCCAACTCGGTTTCTGTAACGGATTTTGGCGCTGTTGCAAACGATGGCCTCGATGATCTTGCAGCTTTCGAAGCTGCTGTAACATCAGCGGTTTCTACTGGGAAAATCATGTATATACCGGAAGGAACATTCCATCTCGGAAACATGTGGAAGGTCGGTTCTGTCAGTAGCATGATTAATGATATTACGATCATGGGTGCAGGCATCTGGCATACAAACATCCAGTTTACCAACCCTAATGTAGCATCGGGCGGCATTTCATTCCGTGTCGAAGGCAAGCTTGATTTTAGCAATATCTATATGAATTCCAAGCTGCGGTCACGCTATCACGAGGGTGCTATTTACAAGGGCTTTATGGACAATTTCGGAAAAAATTCAAAGGTACACAATGTATGGGTTGAGCACTTTGAATGCGGTTTTTGGGTAGGGGATTATGCACATACACCAGCAATTTATGCGGATGGGCTGGTGATCGAAAATAGCCGTATCCGAAATAATCTTGCTGATGGTGTCAACTTCGCTCAAGGCACAAGTAATTCGACTGTTCGCAACAGCAGCGTCCGAAATAACGGTGATGATGGTCTTGCCGTATGGACGAGTAATGTAAATGGTGCTCGCGCGGGTGTCAACAATACTTTCTCGTTTAATACGATTGAGAATAACTGGCGTGCGGCTGCTATTGCATTTTTCGGCGGGGGAGGACATAAGGCTACTAACAACTTGATCATCGACACTGTCGGCGGATCTGGTATTCGAATGAACACTGTATTCCCAGGCTACCATTTCCAGAACAATACCGGCATTTTGTTCTCGGATACAACAATTATAAACAGCGGAACTAGTAAAGACCTCTACAATGGTGAACGCGGAGCTATCGATTTGGAGGCATCTAACGATTCCATCAAAAACGTGACGTTTACCAACATTGATATTATCAATACCCAGCGCAGTGCTATCCAGTTTGGATATGGCGGCGGCTTTGAAAATATCGTGTTCAACAATATCAATATTAATGGTACAGGACGTGATGGAATCCTTACATCGCGGTTCACATCACCGCATCCAGGTGCGGCAATTTACACCTATACGGGGAATGGATCAGCAACGTTCAACAACCTGACGACTAGCAATATCGCTCATCCCAACACGAATTACATTCAGAATGGATTTGGTTTGATCATTCAGTAA
- a CDS encoding YdhK family protein, producing MKKQLLLISVAAVIALSGCGKNESAENAMTSNQGEDHSQMNHSNSSQLPKGLKEATNPTYKVGSEAIIKADHMAGMNGATATIVGAYTTTVYAVSYTPTTGGEKVTNHKWVIQEEIKDAGDKPYEPGTEVILQADHMAGMNGATATIDTTEQTTVYMFDYVPTTGGEKMKNHKWVTESELSPK from the coding sequence ATGAAAAAACAATTGCTTTTAATTAGTGTTGCTGCGGTAATCGCTTTAAGTGGATGCGGTAAAAACGAAAGTGCTGAGAACGCTATGACCAGCAATCAAGGTGAAGACCACTCACAAATGAATCACTCCAATAGCAGCCAGCTTCCTAAAGGGTTAAAAGAAGCAACGAATCCGACCTACAAGGTGGGAAGTGAAGCGATTATAAAAGCAGACCACATGGCAGGAATGAATGGAGCTACAGCAACAATTGTGGGCGCCTATACGACTACTGTATACGCCGTATCTTATACCCCAACAACGGGCGGCGAAAAAGTGACCAATCATAAGTGGGTTATTCAAGAAGAAATTAAAGATGCAGGCGACAAACCCTATGAGCCAGGTACAGAAGTTATCCTTCAAGCAGACCATATGGCGGGTATGAACGGCGCAACCGCAACAATTGATACCACAGAGCAAACGACGGTTTATATGTTTGATTACGTTCCAACCACTGGGGGAGAAAAAATGAAAAACCATAAATGGGTAACGGAAAGCGAGCTTTCACCGAAGTGA